In Nisaea acidiphila, the DNA window CGGGCGGCGCTCGAGACTCTCTCCATCATCGCCTATCACGAGCCGGTCACGCGCGCCGATATAGAGGAGATCCGCGGTGTCGCGGTCAGCAAAGGAACGCTCGATGCCCTTCTGGAAGCCGGCTGGATCCAGCCGCGGGGACGGCGGCAGGTTCCCGGTCGCCCGCTTACCTGGGGCACCACAGAAGCGTTCCTCGATCATTTCGGCCTGAGTTCGCTCGGCGATTTGCCGGGCCTTGAAGAGCTGAAGGCCACCGGCATGCTCGACAAGCGTCCCGGCCTTACATCCATCGCGATGGGCGACAAGGACGATCTCGATGATGACGAGGAAGAGGATGACGGCCAGTTCGAACTGCTCGAAGCAGAGGACGGGTCGTAAGGGTTTCTTCTCCGCTCTCGCCGGTTCGCCTTGAGCAGGTTCCCCCGTTCTGATACGCCCGGTTCTACAATGAGCGTGATGTTGAGATATTGGCCATCATCGGGACTTCGTGCGGTTCCGGCTCCGTCCGGAACACTCCCGGAATGAGCCCCGTGCTGCGCCTCGAGGGCGTAACCCATCGGTTTGACGGTATCCCGGTCGTCGACAATCTTTCCCTGGAGATCGCCTCCGGCGAAGTTGTATGCCTGTTGGGACCATCCGGGTGCGGAAAGACCACGGCCTTGCGGCTTGCGGCCGGGCTCGAACAGCTCCAGACCGGACGCGTTACCCTGGGTGACAGGGAAGTTGCGGCGCCAAGCCAGCAGATTCCACCAGAAGAGCGCGGAATAGGGCTCGTTTTTCAGGATTACGCGCTGTTCCCGCATCTCAACGTGGCCGACAATGTCGCTTTCGGTCTGACGAGCCTTCCGAAACCCGCCCGCCGTGAGAAGGCGCTGCTCGAACTCCGGCGTGTCGGCATGGAAGGCGCGGCGGAGAAATTCCCGCACGAGCTGTCAGGCGGCCAGCAGCAGCGGGTTGCACTCGCGCGGGCCCTCGCGCCGAACCCGCGGATCATTCTTCTCGATGAACCTTACTCGGGACTCGATACCGCTCTGCGTAGCCAGGTGCGCGACGATGTACTCCATCTCCTGAAAGAAAGCGGGGCCGCGACCCTGATGGTCACGCACGATCCTGAAGAGGCCATGTTCATGGCCGACCGGATCGCTGTGATGCGCGACGGCCGGATCGTTCAGGAAGGCTCTCCGCACACGCTCTACTGCTATCCGAATTCTGCTTTCGTTGCGGGTTTTTTCGGCGAAGTGAATGTGTTCAGCGGTCCGGTGAAGGATGGTGAGGTGGAGACTCCGATCGGACCCGTTGCGGCGGGAGGCCTCAGTGAAGGCACAACAGCAACCGTCGTGGTCAGGCCGGAAGGTCTGCGGGTCACGACACTGCAGGCAGGACAAAGCGATTATACAGCACGTGTTATGCAGGCCCGTCTGCTCGGTCGCAGCAGCCTGATCCATTTGCATGTTCAGTCAGGCGAGAACGGCGGCAGCATCGAATGGCACTTCCATTCGCGCATGCCCGGAATATTTCTACCCGAGACCGGCACTCGGCTGCGGATCGATCTCGATCCGGGGCAGATTTTCGTGTTTCCCGCGTCCAACGGGGGCGCCACGTGAAATTGCGGCGGTGCGGGACGTTGCAGTGGCGCTATGAACATGCCTATATACCGCAAAAGTCCCGTAGCGGGACGGAACGAATTGAGACGAATGGGAGCGTGACCTTATGGGTGCGATGAGTATTTGGCACTGGCTGATCGTGATCGCTGTCGCCCTTTTGCTGTTTGGCGGCGGTGGCAAGATCTCCTCGCTGATGGGCGATTTCGGCAAGGGCCTGCGCAATTTCAAGAAGAGCATGAAGGAAGAGGGCGACGAGCAGGGCTCCGAGACGGAGAGCGCGAAGAGCCTGAAATCCGAAGAGTCCGCCGGGACCGAGTCCAAGGCCGATCAAGCTCAGAAAAGCTGACCGGACTGTCTTCTAATGGTCGCCCGGCATCACAGTGCCGGGAACGGATTCGCCCCGTACGGGCGGTCCGCAGGTGTGACTGATGGTATGCGCTGATGTTTGATCTCGGCTGGCAGGAATTCATGCTGATCGCGTTCGTCGCGGTGGTCGTCGTCGGCCCCCGCGACCTGCCGCGCGTGGTCCGCTCGGTCAGCACCTATATCCGCAAGGCAAGAAGCGTTGCGCGCGAATTCCAGAACAGTCTGGAAGAGGTTGCGCGTGAGGCGGAATTGGACGACCTGCGCAAGGAAGCCAAGAGTATCTCCGGCGGGAATCTTGAGAAGAAGATGAACGAATGGGTCGACCCTTCCGGGGAAACCCAGAAGGAGATGGAGCGCATCGCCAGCCAGGCGAAGGACGTGGCATCGTCCCGCCCAGTCGATAGCCCGGCCGAAGACAAGCCCGACGCAAGTCCGGAACCGGCCGCCGAACAGCCTCCCGCAGCGGAGGAGAAGCCGAAACCGGAGACCAAGAGCGCTGAGAAAAGCGCCGCGGCGGGACAATAACCGATGAGTGAAGATATCGAAGAAAAGCGGATGCCGCTGCTGGACCATCTGGTCGAACTGCGCACTCGCCTGATCTATTCCTTTGCCGCGTTTCTCATCGCTTTCTTCGCCTGCTATGCCGTTTCGGAGCAGATCTTTTCGATCCTGGTGGCGCCGCTCGCCGAGCTGACCGAAGGCGAAGCCGGACGCCGGATGATCTACACCGCGCTGCACGAGGCGTTCTTCACTTACCTGAAGGTTGCCTTTTTCGCTGCAGCCTGCGTCGCGTTTCCCGTGATTTCCGTTCAGATCTGGCAGTTCATTGCGCCGGGGCTCTACAAGGATGAGAAAGCGGCGTTCCTGCCATTCCTGATCGCGACCCCGTGCCTCTTCGCCCTCGGCGCTGCGATGGTCTATTTCCTGGTGATCCCGCTCGCTTGGCAGTTCTTTCTAGGCTTCGAGCATCCGGGCACCGACGGCTCTCTGCCGCTCGTTCTGGAGCCCAAGGTCGACCAGTATCTCTCGCTCGTCATGCGGCTGATCTTCGCATTCGGTGTCTGTTTCGAACTGCCGGTGCTGATGATCCTGCTCGCCAAGGTCGGGATCGTGACCTCGAAGGGGCTCGCCTCGAAGCGGAAATACGCGATCCTGATCGCGTTCGTCGTCGCAGCGATCCTTACCCCGCCGGACGTCATTTCCCAGGTCCTGCTCGCCATCCCGGTCGCGATTCTCTACGAG includes these proteins:
- the tatC gene encoding twin-arginine translocase subunit TatC, with product MSEDIEEKRMPLLDHLVELRTRLIYSFAAFLIAFFACYAVSEQIFSILVAPLAELTEGEAGRRMIYTALHEAFFTYLKVAFFAAACVAFPVISVQIWQFIAPGLYKDEKAAFLPFLIATPCLFALGAAMVYFLVIPLAWQFFLGFEHPGTDGSLPLVLEPKVDQYLSLVMRLIFAFGVCFELPVLMILLAKVGIVTSKGLASKRKYAILIAFVVAAILTPPDVISQVLLAIPVAILYEISIIGARIIEKKRGYEPDNFDDDEDEDETSSSTAT
- a CDS encoding twin-arginine translocase TatA/TatE family subunit — protein: MGAMSIWHWLIVIAVALLLFGGGGKISSLMGDFGKGLRNFKKSMKEEGDEQGSETESAKSLKSEESAGTESKADQAQKS
- the tatB gene encoding Sec-independent protein translocase protein TatB, with product MFDLGWQEFMLIAFVAVVVVGPRDLPRVVRSVSTYIRKARSVAREFQNSLEEVAREAELDDLRKEAKSISGGNLEKKMNEWVDPSGETQKEMERIASQAKDVASSRPVDSPAEDKPDASPEPAAEQPPAAEEKPKPETKSAEKSAAAGQ
- the scpB gene encoding SMC-Scp complex subunit ScpB, with translation MSSDQTETNGPSRAERIVEALLFASKDPLSPAEIDERLPDGVSADAILETLQKRYADRGIHLVKIKDCWAFRTAPDIGEALRIEVAVRRKLSRAALETLSIIAYHEPVTRADIEEIRGVAVSKGTLDALLEAGWIQPRGRRQVPGRPLTWGTTEAFLDHFGLSSLGDLPGLEELKATGMLDKRPGLTSIAMGDKDDLDDDEEEDDGQFELLEAEDGS
- a CDS encoding ABC transporter ATP-binding protein gives rise to the protein MSPVLRLEGVTHRFDGIPVVDNLSLEIASGEVVCLLGPSGCGKTTALRLAAGLEQLQTGRVTLGDREVAAPSQQIPPEERGIGLVFQDYALFPHLNVADNVAFGLTSLPKPARREKALLELRRVGMEGAAEKFPHELSGGQQQRVALARALAPNPRIILLDEPYSGLDTALRSQVRDDVLHLLKESGAATLMVTHDPEEAMFMADRIAVMRDGRIVQEGSPHTLYCYPNSAFVAGFFGEVNVFSGPVKDGEVETPIGPVAAGGLSEGTTATVVVRPEGLRVTTLQAGQSDYTARVMQARLLGRSSLIHLHVQSGENGGSIEWHFHSRMPGIFLPETGTRLRIDLDPGQIFVFPASNGGAT